From a single Micrococcales bacterium genomic region:
- a CDS encoding cation:proton antiporter yields the protein MEVLPQILLLLALAVVVSAAFQRLRIPTSLGYLLVGIVLGPYTVGPVVELSLIQTLAEFGVVFLLFTIGLSLSVPHMQAMRTRVLALGTAQVLLTIAVVGLIGWRLGLSPAVAFVFGAVFAQSSSAIIGRQLEEQGEDHTRHGRLGLAISVFQDITSIPLVVLIPVLAVAADLGQVSLALGWSLVKAAAAIAVVLLIGRRLLRPVLHAVSRHRSPELFTLTVLLVVLAAAWVTYSLGLSAAFGAFLAGLTLGETEFRHQVQSSIRPFRDVLLGLFFVTIGMIFDPTGLVDMWQWALLGGVVLVASKVIIVGVLVRLTGWDARASLRTGLIVGVGGEFGLVLLAVAFNANVISVTQGDIALASVFLSLVLGALLIRYNGPVARLLTPTPPTPEEPGEPLADVHDAPPVTGHVIICGYGRIGQGVARFLHADEVPFIAVDLDPGLVRTSHAAGQQVYYGDAREPDVLEALGLATARLVLISYNDAASALQVLSHVRRDRPDLPVLVRVRDETHVDELREAGAIEVVPETLEAGLTIASQVLLLLGVPPRRVMRRVLAQRAKRYPLLRKHDVEQPELLIEGSDPPLTRW from the coding sequence ATGGAGGTCCTGCCGCAGATCCTGCTGTTGCTGGCACTTGCGGTTGTCGTCAGCGCGGCCTTCCAGCGTCTGCGCATCCCCACCAGCCTTGGCTACCTGCTGGTGGGCATCGTCCTCGGTCCGTACACCGTCGGGCCGGTCGTCGAACTGTCCTTGATCCAGACGCTCGCGGAGTTCGGGGTCGTGTTCTTGTTGTTCACGATCGGCCTCAGCCTGTCCGTGCCGCACATGCAGGCGATGCGGACCCGGGTTCTCGCCCTGGGCACCGCCCAAGTGCTGCTGACCATCGCCGTCGTGGGGTTGATCGGGTGGCGACTGGGCCTGTCACCGGCGGTTGCCTTCGTCTTCGGCGCGGTGTTCGCGCAGTCTTCATCGGCGATCATCGGACGGCAGCTCGAGGAGCAGGGGGAGGACCACACGCGCCACGGCCGGTTGGGGCTGGCGATCTCGGTCTTCCAGGACATCACCTCGATCCCCCTGGTGGTGCTCATCCCCGTACTGGCGGTCGCCGCCGATCTGGGGCAGGTCAGCCTCGCGCTGGGGTGGTCGCTGGTCAAGGCCGCCGCCGCGATCGCGGTGGTGCTGCTGATCGGCCGACGCCTGTTGCGTCCCGTCCTCCACGCGGTCTCCCGGCACCGTTCCCCGGAGTTGTTCACCCTCACCGTGCTGCTGGTTGTCCTCGCGGCCGCGTGGGTGACGTACAGCCTGGGGTTGTCGGCGGCGTTCGGCGCCTTCCTGGCCGGGTTGACCCTGGGGGAGACGGAGTTCCGCCATCAGGTGCAGAGCAGCATCCGGCCTTTCCGCGACGTGCTCCTCGGGTTGTTCTTCGTCACCATCGGCATGATCTTCGATCCGACCGGCCTCGTGGACATGTGGCAGTGGGCACTTCTGGGCGGGGTGGTCCTGGTCGCCAGCAAGGTGATCATCGTGGGGGTGCTCGTGCGCTTGACCGGGTGGGACGCCCGCGCATCGCTGCGCACCGGTCTGATCGTGGGCGTGGGCGGTGAGTTCGGCCTCGTGCTGCTGGCCGTGGCCTTCAATGCGAACGTCATCAGCGTCACACAGGGCGACATCGCCCTGGCGTCGGTGTTCCTGTCCCTGGTGCTGGGGGCCCTGCTCATCCGGTACAACGGACCGGTCGCTCGTTTGCTGACACCGACACCGCCCACCCCGGAAGAACCAGGCGAGCCGCTGGCCGACGTGCATGACGCGCCGCCGGTGACCGGACACGTGATCATCTGCGGGTACGGCCGGATCGGGCAGGGTGTGGCCCGTTTCCTGCACGCCGATGAGGTGCCGTTCATCGCCGTGGATCTCGATCCCGGCTTGGTCCGGACGTCGCACGCCGCTGGTCAGCAGGTCTACTACGGCGATGCCCGGGAGCCCGACGTGCTGGAAGCGCTCGGCCTGGCCACTGCGCGGCTTGTGCTCATCAGCTACAACGACGCGGCATCTGCGCTGCAGGTGTTGTCCCATGTGCGTCGGGACCGCCCCGACCTGCCGGTGCTCGTGCGGGTGCGCGACGAGACTCACGTGGACGAGTTGCGGGAGGCGGGGGCGATCGAGGTTGTTCCGGAGACGCTGGAGGCCGGGTTGACGATCGCCTCGCAGGTTCTACTGCTGCTGGGGGTACCGCCACGCCGGGTGATGCGGCGGGTCCTGGCGCAGCGCGCGAAGCGCTACCCGCTGCTGAGGAAGCACGATGTCGAACAACCCGAGTTGCTGATCGAGGGAAGTGACCCGCCGCTCACGCGGTGGTGA
- a CDS encoding pseudouridine-5'-phosphate glycosidase produces MTINTLRVSEAVQQAIADRTPVVALESTIFTHGLPRPRNVDVALAGEEIVRAAGGAPATIGVVRGQPVVGLSEDEIRELAYDDDVTKASIRDLSYAAVTGKNAGTTIAATALLARAAGIDVFATGGLGGVHHGASESFDESADMYALAEIPIVLISSGAKAILDIRATLERFETLSVPVVGYRTDRYPGFYVADSDYPLTARVDEPSDVATMVDTQKNLGIHSAVLVANPVPRDEQLDPRELDDVLQRAWAAADEQGIKGQASTPFLLDYIRVATDGRSLDANVALYNNNIRLATQIASELAGGRS; encoded by the coding sequence ATGACAATCAACACCCTGCGGGTGTCCGAGGCCGTGCAGCAGGCCATCGCCGACCGCACCCCGGTCGTCGCCCTCGAGTCGACCATCTTCACCCACGGCCTGCCGCGCCCGCGCAACGTCGACGTCGCCCTCGCAGGGGAGGAGATCGTGCGCGCCGCCGGAGGTGCGCCGGCAACGATCGGCGTGGTCCGCGGGCAGCCCGTGGTCGGCCTGTCCGAAGACGAGATACGGGAACTGGCCTACGACGACGACGTGACCAAGGCGTCCATCCGCGACCTTTCGTACGCCGCGGTCACCGGCAAGAACGCGGGCACCACCATCGCCGCGACCGCTTTGCTGGCGCGCGCCGCGGGTATCGACGTCTTCGCTACGGGAGGGCTGGGTGGGGTCCACCACGGTGCGTCGGAGTCTTTCGACGAGTCCGCCGACATGTATGCACTGGCCGAGATCCCGATCGTGCTGATCAGCTCCGGAGCCAAGGCGATCCTGGACATCCGCGCCACCCTTGAGCGTTTCGAAACGCTCAGCGTCCCCGTGGTCGGCTACCGCACCGACCGCTACCCCGGCTTCTACGTGGCCGACTCGGACTACCCGCTGACCGCCCGCGTGGACGAGCCCTCCGACGTCGCCACGATGGTCGACACCCAGAAGAACCTCGGGATCCACAGCGCCGTGCTCGTGGCCAACCCGGTCCCCCGCGACGAGCAACTCGACCCGCGGGAGCTCGACGATGTCCTGCAGCGCGCTTGGGCTGCGGCCGACGAGCAGGGGATCAAGGGTCAGGCCTCGACCCCCTTCCTGCTGGACTACATCCGGGTCGCCACGGATGGACGCAGCCTCGACGCGAACGTCGCCCTCTACAACAACAACATCCGCCTCGCGACCCAGATCGCCTCCGAGTTGGCCGGCGGGCGGTCCTGA
- a CDS encoding carbohydrate kinase family protein, giving the protein MLGVIGDVVEDVVVWQLEEPREATDVKSEVRMRRGGSGANVAAFAAPRYPTRFIGCVGDDIAGVSLRRELEGHGVDVLLQVREHTGMIVVLIDRQGERVMFPSRGACAHLQALDPSWLDDLEILHVTAYSFESGTTAQAVLDAVREQKRRGGRVSMDVSSVGMIDHFGVPAFLDLMSECRPDFVSANRDEALYLGLADGALPGPNLPRYAETTLLARQGKEATNIFVSSRHLETVPVEPVADVRDLTGAGDAFNAGFLTAYLNGGDLVSSCLAGHAMSARVLGSPGATEPPLSSGD; this is encoded by the coding sequence ATGCTCGGCGTCATCGGCGATGTCGTGGAGGACGTCGTCGTCTGGCAGTTGGAGGAACCGCGCGAGGCGACCGACGTCAAGTCGGAGGTGCGGATGCGCCGGGGCGGCTCGGGTGCCAACGTCGCCGCGTTCGCGGCCCCGCGCTACCCCACCCGCTTCATTGGCTGCGTCGGCGACGACATCGCCGGCGTGAGCCTGAGGCGCGAGCTCGAGGGGCACGGGGTCGACGTGCTGCTGCAGGTGCGCGAGCACACCGGCATGATCGTCGTGCTCATCGATCGCCAGGGGGAGCGCGTGATGTTCCCGAGCCGGGGTGCCTGTGCGCATCTGCAGGCCCTGGACCCGTCGTGGCTCGACGACCTCGAGATCCTGCACGTCACCGCTTACTCGTTCGAGAGCGGGACCACGGCCCAGGCTGTGCTCGACGCCGTCCGTGAGCAGAAGCGCAGGGGCGGCCGGGTCAGCATGGACGTCTCCTCGGTCGGGATGATCGACCACTTCGGAGTCCCCGCGTTCCTGGACCTGATGTCCGAGTGCCGGCCCGACTTCGTCTCGGCGAACCGGGACGAGGCGCTCTACCTCGGCCTGGCTGACGGTGCACTGCCCGGACCGAACCTGCCCCGATACGCCGAGACCACCCTCCTGGCCCGGCAGGGCAAGGAGGCGACCAACATCTTCGTCAGCAGCCGGCACCTGGAAACCGTTCCTGTCGAACCGGTGGCCGACGTGCGCGATCTCACTGGCGCGGGCGATGCTTTCAACGCCGGCTTCCTGACGGCGTACCTGAATGGCGGCGACCTCGTCAGCAGCTGCCTGGCAGGCCACGCCATGTCCGCGCGGGTCCTGGGCAGCCCGGGGGCCACGGAGCCGCCGCTGTCATCCGGCGACTGA